Sequence from the Bacteroidales bacterium genome:
AATTGTGTAAAACACTTGAAAGTTTCAAAAAAATCTTTAACTTTGTAAAATTAAAGATTTAAGTTCTTTGAAAAATAAAATATTAACAAATTAAAAAAACTGTCCTAATAAAAGGGGACACTTAAAACATCTACTTTAATGGCTAAGAGCATTAAATTAAGCAATGATAAAATAATTAAAGATGAAAATCTTTATTTTAAAACTTTAAATGATTATTTTAATGCTCTTTATTCTGCTCCAGAAGAATATAATACCATTTTAATAATGGGACACAACCCTTTGGTTTCTAGTTTTGCGAATTTTTTCCTCACAAAACAAAAAATAAATTTACCCACAAGCGGATTAATTTCTATTAAATCAAAAGCAAATAATTGGTCTGAATTTGTAATTGCAAGTAATAGCCCAATGTTTTCTTTATTTCCTAAAAATATAGAAAATGAAAAATCAACTAATTCATAGTAATCTTTTTGTAGATAGAGAGCTAAGCTGGCTTGATTTTAACGATAGAGTTTTACAAGAAGCTGAAGATGAAAACGTTCCTTTATTAGAGCGTATTAAATTCCTTGGTATATTCTCAAATAATCAAGATGAATTTTTTAGAGTTCGCGTTGCATCCTTAAAACGAATTGTAAAATACAGCCGTAAATCTGAATATGAATTAAATAAACATTTTCATCCAAAGTTAATTTTAGAAGAAATTAATCGAAGAGTAATCAGCCAGCAGATTCAACTTGCTCGAATTTACAATCATCTTTTATTAGAATTAAAAAAAGAAAACATATTCATAATCAACGAAAAAGAAGTTATTTCTGAAAAACATAAAGAATTTATCAAATCGTTTTTTAATGATAAACTCAGAACTTATGTTTTTCCAATTATTATGAAAAATTTTAATTCTGCTTCTATACTTAGAGACAAGTCTATATATTTAGCAGTATTAATGCGAGATACAAGCAATACTTCTAATTCAGAATATGCTCTTATGGAAGTTCCTTCTGAACAGCTTTCCAGATTTGTGGTTTTACCAGAAATAGACGGCAAGCAATATGTGATGTACATTGACGATATTATCAGATATTGCCTGCCAGATATTTTTAAAAGTTTCAAATACGACGAATTTACTGCATATACTATAAAATTTACACGCGATTCTGAACTAGACATGGATAGCGATATTTCCAAAAGTTTTATGGAAATAATGTCAGATAGCTTAAAACAAAGGAAATCTGGAAATCCAGTAAGATTTGTTGCTGATAGAAATATACCAGATAATATGTTGCAATATTTCTATAATAAAATCGGATTGAGCAAAAACGACTCTCTTGTGCAAAGCGGAAGATACCACAATTTCAAAGATCTTATGAGCTTTCCCGACATGGGGAAAAAACATCTTCTTTATCAAAGCATACAACCTGGTATATCAAAAAGATTAGAAAATGCAACTAGTATTTTTGACGAAGTAAAGAAAAAAGACATATTACTTTCTTTTCCACATCAATCGTTCAAATACTTAATTGATCTTTTACGCGAAGCATCAATAGACCCAAATGTAAAAACTATAAGAATGACAATATACCGCATTGGAAAAAATTCTAATGTGATAAATGCTCTAATTAATGCTGCTAGAAATAGAAAAAAAGTATTTGTTTTCATGGAATTACAAGCCAGATTTGATGAAGAAAACAACATAAAATGGAGTACAAAGCTACAAGAAGAAGGAGTAAATGTTATTCAAAGTATACCAGGACTTAAAGTTCATTCGAAATTAATTCTAATAGAAAGAAAAGAAGGTCGTAAAAAAGTTTACTATACAAATATTGGAACTGGCAATTTTCATGAAGAAACAGCAAAATTATATACTGATGTAAACATTATTACAGCCAATCAAAAAATTGGAGCAGAAGTTGCGCAAGTTTTTGAAATGTTTGAAGCTAGCTATCGTAATTTTTCTTTCAACTATTTAGCCGTTTCGCCAATGGGAATGCGACCATTTATAAATAAAATGATTGAAAAACTCATTCATGCTGCTAAAAACGGTGAAGAAGCTCATGCAGTAATAAAACTAAATAGTATTGTTGACGAAAAAATAGCTGTTCAAATTTATAATGCTACAGAAAATGGAGTGAAATTTGATATTATTTGCCGCGGAGCTTGCATCTTACAACCAAGTAATGAAAATATCAATATCATCAGCATAGTAGGTAGAAATTTAGAGCATAGTCGAGTTTTCTTATTCAAATATGGAAAAAATGAAGAAGTTTTTATTTCTTCTGCCGACTGGATGAAAAGAAATCTTGACAGACGAATTGAAGTAATGTCGCCAGTTTTAGATGCTGATGCCGCTGAAACTTTAAAGCAAATATTGTTCACACATTTAAAAGATAATGTAAAAGCAAGGCACGTAAATGGTGATAAAAATAATATGTTTGTAAAAGATGACAAAGATGCTTTTAATTCGCAAAAAGAAGTATATAAAATTATAGAAGCAAGAAATGACTTGTAGTTAATTACTAAAAAGCATCACTTTGGGCTATTAAGCCTAGATATATGTAAAAAATAATTTTTATCGAAATTCAAATTAATATTTTTTTTATCAAACAACCCAAAACATGCTGAACCGCTGCCAGACATAGCTGCATAAATGGCTCCGTCCCTATAAAGTTGATTAATTACATCTTCAATTTGCTTGTGAATATTTTGAATTGGTTTTTGAAAATCATTAACTAATTCATTTTTCCATTCTTCAATTGGTTTTTTAACAATGTCTATTAAAGAAATCCTATCATTGCTTGGCTTAACAATAGAATAGGCTTCTTTTGTAGAAATGCCACCGCTCCCATCAAATAATTTATTTGGTTTTACAATTGCAATGTAATAATTAGATAAATCCAAATCTATTGGCGAGAGTTTTTCACCACGACCTTGAACCAAAGAAGCTTTTGGTTCTATAAAAAAAGGACAATCGCTACCAATTTCAGCAGCATATTTTTTCAAAACATCTTTTGATAGATTTAATTTGAAAAAATCATTTAGTAAAACCAATGCAAATGCTGCATTTGAAGAGCCGCCACCTAAGCCAGCTTGCGCCGGAATATGCTTTACAAGATTAAATATTACGGGCTTAATTCCATGCTTGTCAAACAATAATTTCCAGGCTTTATATATAAGATTTTTTTCTGTCGGTATTTCTTGTTTTGAATTTCCAAAAATAATTATTTCAGTTTTTTTGCTTATATCAACAATTTCAAGTGCATCGAATAAAGAAATAGGATACATAATGGTTTCTATGTTATGAAATCCATCACTTCGTTTGTTTAACACATGCAATCCTAAATTAATTTTAGCTAATGGAAAAGTAATCATAGAGCAAAAAAATAAAAAACTATAAATGCCTGCTATGTGCCCAGAACAGGGATCGAACCTGCACATTCTTGCGAATACTAGTCCCTGAAACTAGCGCGTCTACCAATTCCGCCATCTGGGCTGGTTTGCAAATGTCAATAAATTAAAAAAGTAGAAAGTTAAAAAAAGCACTTTCTACTTTTAAAATATTGTGCCCAGAACAAGACTCGAACTTGCACAGCCGTAAGGCCACTACCCCCTCAAAGTAGCGTGTCTACCAATTTCACCATCTGGGCATTTACAAAGAACATTTTTATAGTTTGCAAAATTACAAAAAAATATAATACGCTTGACCTAAAATAGCATTTTAACTGATAAATAAAAAAACAAAAATGCCTGTGCTAAAAAAACAAATCCCCAAAACCAAACAGGTGAACTTGTAAATTTGCTCAAATTTGTTGCATCACCAGCCATACTTGGCTTTTTAACAGCGAGATAAAATTGCTCTATTGCAGAAAAAAGCCCTTCAAAAAGCAAAATTCCTGTATATAAATAAACAATTATCCAAGCATAATCTGGTTTGAATAGCAATATTAAAATGTAAACAAACAATATTAACAACATCCAAATTATGCCAAAAACATTTCTAACAGCTAAAGCAAGAAGAAATATAGATAATGATAAAAATGAAATATGTAAAAGAAGTATGTAGCCTTTCGATAAGAAAATTATAAAAATATAAGGAATAATCGAAGCAAAAACATATCCAGACAATGAAACTATAATTTGTCCCATTTTGTTATTACTTTTGGTAATCGTTGTTCCCGTGGTGTTATAAAATAAATCTATTCTTAAAACTTCACCATTTGTAATCCACGCTGCTAAAGCATGTCCGCCTTCATGAAACAATGTATTTAAAACTTTAAAAAAGTTTCCTAAAAAAGGAATTCTGCACACTATAAATCCTAGCAGTGCAATTGTTATAAATAATATTGCTTCCTCTTTTATCAATGTAATAATATAAAAAAGTTGTGCATAGCATTAAAAACTGCTGATGCACAACTATAATAAAAACTTAAATTAATCTAACAAATGCACAACCAATCCACTACGTAGTTTTGGTTCAAACCATGTAGTTTTAGGAGGCATAATGTTATTTGTATCAGCAATATTTATTAATTGCTTCATAGTTACAGGATACAAAGCAAAAGCTACTTTCATTTCTCCGCTATCAACGCGTTTTACGAGTTCGCCCAATCCTCTAATTCCGCCAACAAAATCAATACGATTGTCTGTGCGTAAATCTTTTATACCGAGCAATTTATCTAAAACTAAATTTGAAAGGATGGTTACATCAAGAACTCCAATTGGGTCATTATCATCGTATGTACCTGCTTTTGCAGTTAATGAATACCATTTACCATCAATATACATACTGAAATTATGCAATCTGTCTGGTTTGTAAATTTCAGTACCTTTTAGTTCTACAGTAAAATTCTCTTTTAGTTTTTCAATTAATTCAGCGGAACTCATTCCATTCAAATCTTTTACAACACGGTTATAATCAATAATTGTAAGTTGATCGTCTGGGAAATGTACTGCTAAGAAATGATTAAATTCCTCATCGCCTTTATAACCTGGATTTTTCTCGCGTTTTTCTTTACCAACCAAAGCAGCCGCAGCAGTTCTATGATGACCATCTGCTACATATACATAAGGAATGGTTGCAAACAAGTCTATCACTTTTTTTATCACATCGTCTTCGCGAATAACCCAAAAGTGATGCCCTACTCCATCAACAGCAACAAAGTCATATTCAGGAGTATTTGATTTTGCATAATCCATTATCAGATTGTCCAACTCTGGCTTTGCAGGATAAGAAAAAAATACTGGTTCCATATTAGCATTGGTAATGCGAACATGTTTCATCCTATCTTCTTCTTTATCTTTACGAGTAAGCTCATGTTTTTTAATTACATTATTCAAATAATCATCAACACTAGCACAACCCACAATCCCATATTGAGTTTTGCCATTCATTGTTTGAGCATAAATATACAAATGCTCTTTTTCATCTTGAACAAGCCATGAATTTTTTCTGAATTTTTCAAAATTTTCTTTTGCTTTTTGATAAACAGCTTCATCATGTTCGTCAACATTTTCTGGCAAATCTATTTCTGGTTTAATAATGTGTAAAAGAGAATATTCATTACCTTCTGCTTCAATTCTAGCTTCTTTGGAATTTAACACATCGTAAGGACGTGAAGCAAGTTGTTTTGCGATATTTTTTGGTGGGCGTAGCCCTTTGAAAGCTTTTAACTTAGCCATGTTTTTATTCGTTTTTTTTAGTTTATAAATTAAAAATCGTCTTCATCTTGAGAGAAAACTATACTATCGTTCATATCGGATTGATCTTCATTATCAGCCGGTTCGTCTTTTACATTTTTTCTCAGCAAAGAAGAAATTAAAGCCCCAAGCATTTTAGAAATTTCAATCAAATATGTTCTCGATGTTTCTACATTTTCCTCATTAAAATAATTATTTCTTTCTGCAATAGTTGTATAAACTATACATTCTCTAACATAGGATTTAGCCATTTTAAGACAGTAAATAAATTGATTTTTATTTCTTCCGCTACCATCAGCAATAAACACAGATATATTTAAAGCTGATTTCGCAAATCTACGTACAAACTGGTCTGTAATGGCATTGTCGTTTATATTATTCAACTGAGAATTAACCCATATTGAATAATCTAAAGATTTATTATAAACTCTTAAATCTTCAAATCTAAAAAAATTAAATGTTTTATTTTCCATAATAATTATTTTTAGATTTTACTTGTTTAATTGGAATGTTCTATCACCGTTTTTAATAAATTTCACAATTTGTTCAGCCGCAGCAACTCCAGCATTATTATTAGCTTCAGCTGTTTGAGCACCAGCTTTTTTAGGAGTAAAGAAAACTCTATTGCCGAATTTTTCTATAAATGTGCTAGCGCTATCAGGTTGAATATCACTCACATATCTCAAATCTGTACGCTCTTCGAAAATGCTAATGAGTTCTTCTTCATTAATAACTTCTTTACGTGCAGTATTAATAAGCACACCATTTTTAGGCATAAGCGAAACCAATGCTTTATTTATAGATTTTTTTGTCTTGTCAGTTGCTGGTATGTGCAAAGAAATGTATTGGTTATTTTTAAACAACTCTTCAACACTAGAAGCTGCAACAACACCGTCATTTTCTATAACACTTTTGTCAATAAATGGGTCAAATGCCATTATTTTCATTCCTAAACCTTTGGCAATGCGAGCAAGATTTTTTCCAACATTACCATAAGCATGGATTCCAAGTGTTTTTTCTTTTAATTCGGTGCCACTTGTTCCATCAAAACGGTTGCGAATCATATAGATCATCATTCCTATTGCTAATTCTGCAACAGCATTGCTATTTTGTCCAGGGGTATTCATTGCAACAATACCTTTTTCAGTGCAAGCATTTAAGTCTAAATTGTCAAATCCTGCACCAGCACGAACAACTATTTTTAAATTTTTAGCATTACTTATTACTTCTGCATCAACAATGTCGCTACGAACAATAAGAGCGTCCACATTGGCAACAGCATCAATAAATTGTTTTTTGTCAGTGTATTTTTCTAACAATACAAGTTCGAAACCTGCGTTTTCCACAACATTTCGGATTGCACTTACAGCATTTGCTGCAAATGGCTTTTCTGTAGCTATAAGAACTTTAGTCATATTATTTTGTTTTTTAAATTATTAGTGCTTCAAAGATAAAAAAAATAAAGTAATTTAAAGGTATATTTATATCAAATTTGATTGATTTTTTCATTAAACAAACTAATAAAATACATATAAAAAAAGCAGCTACAAAAAATGTAACTGCTTAATTGCTTATTATATATTTATTAGAACTAATTACGCATTTGCTTTTTCAAATTCTTGCATACAAGCAACTAAAAATTCAACGCTTTCTTTTGGACAAGCATTATATAAAGAAGCTCTAAATCCACCAACAGAGCGGTGTCCTTTTATGCCTACAAGTCCTTTTGTTTTTGCAAATTCTAGGAAAGCTGCTTCTTTATCTTTATACTGTTCATTCATAACAAAGCAAACGTTCATTATAGAGCGGTCTTCTTTTGCAGCAGTTCCAACAAACATTTTGTTTCTGTCTATTTCATTATAAAGTAACGCTGCTTTTTCTTTATTTCGCTTATACATTTCTTTTACACCACCAATTGATTTTACCCATTTTAGAGTTTCGTGCATTACAAAAACTGCAAAAACAGGTGGTGTATTAAACATAGAGCGATTTCTTTCTTCTTCGCCAATATGGGTGCGATAGTCAACCATTGTTGGTAAAACACGTTCCATTTTTCCTAAAAGGTCTTCTCTAACAATCACAAAAGTAACGCCAGCAGGTCCAACATTTTTTTGTGCACCGCCATAGATAATTCCATATTTTGACACATCAACAGGTCTGCTCATAATATCAGAAGACATATCTGCAACCAATGTTATAGGGCTATCTATATCTTCGTGTAATTCTGTTCCGTAAATTGTATTGTTTGTTGTTATATGAAAATAGTCTGCATCTGTAGGTATTTCATAATTTTTTGGGATATAAGAATAGTTCTTGTCTTCAGAAGATGCTACAACTTTTACTTCACCAAAAAATTTAGCTTCTTTTATAGCTTTTTTTGCCCAAACACCTGTTTGTAAATATGCAGCTTTTGTTTTTAATAAGTTTGCTGCAACAGTATAGAATTGTGTGCTGGCTCCACCACCTAAGAAGAGTACTTGATAGTTGCTTGGAATATTTAAAAGCTCTCTCCACAAATCTGCTGTTTCTTTCATTACTCTTTCCCAGCCTGGTGTGCGGTGAGAAATTTCTAAAAGTCCAATCCCAGTATTATCAAAATCCCTCATTGCTTCTATTGTAGCTTCAATTGCTTGTTTTGGCAATACACAAGGTCCAGCGTTGAAATTATGTTTTTTCATATTCTTAAAATTTTAGTTTTATTTTTAATTAGTTTTATTTTGTTGCAAATATAAGCAATCCGTTTTTATTAATAAAATAAAAATCTTTTATTCTTTATTATCCTCATAACTTATTGATAATCAACAAAATAAATTGTGGTGCTTTATATCAATTCAAAAAATAATTAAAATCAATAATAATATATGACTTGATTTATTTACGTAAAAATTATCAAGTCGTATTAAAAAGAAAATCAATTAGTTAGTTTACAATTAACTTGAAAGTTTTATTGTTTAGAACAAGATAATAAAATCCTGCTTTAAGATCATATATTTTATTGTCTATTACTTCAACATTTACAACTCTTCCAGTTGCATCAAAAACAACAGCACTATTTATTTCCCCACTTATATTAAAGAATTCACCTTCATTTATAAAGGTAGGAAATACAATAGTATTATCTTCTTCTACGCAATTTCTAAAAATAATATCTGAATATGAAGTTTTACCATCAAAGTCGGTTTGTTTTAGTCTGAAATGATCGGCTCCATAGTTATCTGCTGTTGCATTATATTCTATTAAATTATTTGAATTTCCTACTCCAAACACTTTTGCTATAGGCATAATTTCACCATTTTTAAAAATTGCTTCAATTGTAAAATAATCATTATTTATTTCTGCGGCAGTAGCCCAATAGAAAGATATTTTATTTTCATTGCAAAGCGATTTAAAATAGAGCAATTCTATTGGCAATGGATCTAAAATAGGCACCGAAGAGCATTGTCCATCTTTCGAATAGGTTGCATTTCCATCAACATCAAAATATACTATTGCTCCATTTCCATTATATATGGAATCTGTTCGATAAGTTACACTTTCAACACCACAAGTTCCTCCAGTAGTAAAAGTTAAAGTCCTATACTTATTGCCACTACCTGCATAGTAATTTCTAAAATGTCCTGCAGTGTTTCCTGCACATTGAAAAACAGCATACAATGTATAATTAAGTGCTGAGAAATCAAAATATTCATATTCAAAATCAGTACTAGTAAAAAACATTACTGTAGCGCCTGCGGGAATAACTCCACCAACAGGTTGAAGAATTTGTCCGGGAGGCGTAATTGTAGCATTTATAGTTGCGACAATAGAATCTGTTTGTGCATTTTGACAAACACCTAACCATGGATTTGATGGCCAAGTTATTACAATGTCACTTGTATTAATACTATTAGCTCCAACAGAAAATCTAAACATTTCATTTGCTCCTTCATTACCAACTGGATCACAAGCATCAACTAAAATACATTCTATTTCATAGCAAGAGCAAGGTCCTCCATTTAAAGTAATTGCAAATGGAGCAGAAACTGTTCCCATTACAGGCGGATTACTACTAATAACTCTAATCTTATATGAAGATCCACTAGGTGTCCCAGGTGGAATTGTAATATTTATTGTTCCTGAATTAGCATCACTTTTTAACGAGCCTATATTTTTAGGAAATGCAAAACTACCTGAAGCATCAGATAATTGTGCTGTATAAGTATTTAGAGAAAAAGCATCTGTAGATGTAAATGTTACTGTTCCAGTTGCATCATTGCTACAGGTAACATTAAATGGCGGTGTATTTACAGAAACAGTAGTTATTGTATTTGGGATAGGAGTGCATATAACATGTACATCATCAAAAGCTAAATTTCCTATATCTTTTGTATATGTAAATCTAAATTGTGCACAATTTGCAGGTAAAGCTGGTGAAGAAGAAAGAGTATATTGCATTATTGTTCCTGTTGTTGGAAGAGAATTTATGTTGTCTATTGTAACCCATCCTCCACCTGTAAAACCTTCTACCAACAATGCAGATCCAGCATTTGTACCTTGTCCTTTTATCCAAAAGCTAAGCTCTGTTGCACTTGATATAGTTGGAGTTGTAATCATATCTCCAGTCCCATCAAATCTTACAGATGGCGATGCTGCTCCATAATTCCCAGAAGATGTATAAGTTCCTGTTATACCTGAAAAAGTCCACCCTGCAGGGGCAGTAGTTCCAGCATTAAACCCTTCATCAAGACAAGGACCCGTATAAACTTCGCCTAATAAACTTAAATTTTTCGTAACTGCCCCAGTTGAAGTAAATGAAACACTTTGAGCATAAGTACCAACCACTAGATTAGCTTTCAATCTCACATAAATAGTTGTAACAGCAACATTACCTCCAGATTGAGACAAATCAATAATATTTGTAAATCCACTACTCGAATTAGTAGATATTTCATAAGCACTTGGGGCTGTAATTCTAATATTATCCGTTAAATTGGAGCCTGAAACTGTAAAAGTTTTCGCGGGACTACTAGGTCCGGTTCCAAATAAATAATCTAATCCTGTTAAAGAAGTTGGTGTTACTTGAATCGTAGGTCCTATGACAATACCACTACAAGTAACTTTTTTTGTAGTAGCCCCCGTTGATGTTAAAACTATTTCCTTATTATTATAAGTACCAGCGGGTAAATCACTAACTAACCTTACATATATAGTGGTAGAACTTAATGTTCCACTACTTGGTGTTAATGTTAATGATGATGTAAATCCTGAATATTGAGATGTTGAAATTTCATAATTTTCATCTGGAGTTAAAATCACGTCATCTGTAAGGTTTGTGCCTGAAACTGTAAAAGGTTGCTCAGAACTTGGTCCATTTCCAACAGTATAGCTAAAACCAGATAGCGAAGTTGGATTTACAGTTACTGTAGGTAAAGCTGCTGTTGTGTAAGTAACCTCTATTTTTTTCAAATACAATGCTCTAGATGAAGTCTGTGTCCATGAAAGAACCACTTCTCCTGATGCTGAACCAGTAAATGTATATTCTGTATTAGTTGTTGTTAAATTAATTGAATTTGGGGAAAAAGTAGTGCCTCCTACAGATACTGATAATTTGCCATTTGTACTTGATCCTCCTGCTGTGCTAACTTTTATAGATGTAATAGTATATGCATTAAAACCTGATGTACTAAGTGTCACTTTTGAATGAGGGTCGTTTTTAGAACCAAATTGCTGCCCTCTGTCAGCCTCATAACCAAAAAAACCACCAGTTGTAGGAGTTCCAGAAGCAGTCCAACTTACTCCGCTCAAAGTCTGAGTTCCAAAAGAACTCCATGTCTTAGATGTAATGGTATGAGTATAAGTTACTTGTGCAAAAATTATATTTGCAAACAAAAGAAATAGAGAAAATGAAGCTATTTTTCTCATAAAACAAAGATTTATATTTTTAAACTTAAAAAAAATGCTACATTTTTCATAATAAACATCTTATAATTTATTATTTAGCAAAAACCTTTCACAAAGATATGCTTTTTTTTAATACAAATTAGCATTGAATTTATTACTTTTCAATTATTTTATTGTTGAGTTTTCTTTAAAACAATTTAACAATAAAATAACAATGCTAAAAAACCGACAGATAATTGAAATTAATAGATAGAAGACAATATTTTAAAGACTAACTTATTTTTAAAAAATAAAACTTTTTATCAACAAGTAATTAACAATTAGCAAGTTAAAAAACAGGATATTAAAAAAATACCCTGTTTAAAAAAGATAATAAAAAATAAAAAAACAAGTATAATGCTTCAAATCAAAACATTCGAATTTAATCAACTTGGATAATATTAGCAATACAAAACAATCTTAACCCAAAATAAAAGTTAAAGAAAGTAGTATTAAAATTACAACTATGTAAATTACCCAGTAGATATTTTGTTTAATCACATTTATTTTTTGTTTAATTATACCCATTTTTAATCATTTTAAAGAAAATAAAACTATATTTTACTTGATTCCCTATTTATTAGACAAAAAAATAAAAAAAAGTTCATTCAAAAATGAAAAAAAAGTAAAAAAAATGTAAAAAAAATATTATTTCTTAATATTTTAAAAATCAAAGAGTTAAGTAGAATGAAAAATACAAATTATTTAATACAAACCTAACAGATTTCTAAAACCTGTCAGATTTAAAGTTTGAAAGTAAAAAATATAAATTATTTAACTAATTTAGCAGCATGAATTATAGTTTACACAATCATAGCACTTACTGCGACGGGAAAAGCTCTGTTGCTGAGATGTACGAATCTGCTTTAAAGCATAATTTAGAATATTTTGGGCTATCAGGGCATGCTCCTATACCTTCTTTTAGCAACGAATGGAGCATTAAAAACGAAAAAGCTGTCGGCGAATATGTTGCTGAAATAAAAAATTTGGCATCAAAAAATGACAATTTAAAATTTTTCGCAGGCTTAGAAATTGACTTTGTACCTAATATAACAAAACCTTTCAGTTTTTGGAAAGAAAATTACGACCTTGACTATATCATTGGCGCTGTTCATCTAGTAAAGAAAAACAACAGCATTTGGTTTATTGATGGACCTTCAGAAAATTATGACAAAGGATTAGCTGAAATTTTTGGCAACGATATAAAAGACGCCGTAAAATCGTTCTACAATCAAACCTGCGAAATGATTAGCACTGAACAATTTGACATATTAGCTCATTGCGACAAAGTTTTAATGAATAATCGCCACAGATTTATAAAGCCTACGGATATTTATCATTTAGACATGCTAAAAGACACATTAAAA
This genomic interval carries:
- a CDS encoding histidinol-phosphatase HisJ family protein codes for the protein MNYSLHNHSTYCDGKSSVAEMYESALKHNLEYFGLSGHAPIPSFSNEWSIKNEKAVGEYVAEIKNLASKNDNLKFFAGLEIDFVPNITKPFSFWKENYDLDYIIGAVHLVKKNNSIWFIDGPSENYDKGLAEIFGNDIKDAVKSFYNQTCEMISTEQFDILAHCDKVLMNNRHRFIKPTDIYHLDMLKDTLKLASEKDLIVEINTRGIYKNMYDDYYPGEYIFNFLKENNIRVMLSADAHLSDQITKEFKPLSLKLKSAGIKETWLPEQISKNPIPIL
- a CDS encoding T9SS type A sorting domain-containing protein, whose amino-acid sequence is MRKIASFSLFLLFANIIFAQVTYTHTITSKTWSSFGTQTLSGVSWTASGTPTTGGFFGYEADRGQQFGSKNDPHSKVTLSTSGFNAYTITSIKVSTAGGSSTNGKLSVSVGGTTFSPNSINLTTTNTEYTFTGSASGEVVLSWTQTSSRALYLKKIEVTYTTAALPTVTVNPTSLSGFSYTVGNGPSSEQPFTVSGTNLTDDVILTPDENYEISTSQYSGFTSSLTLTPSSGTLSSTTIYVRLVSDLPAGTYNNKEIVLTSTGATTKKVTCSGIVIGPTIQVTPTSLTGLDYLFGTGPSSPAKTFTVSGSNLTDNIRITAPSAYEISTNSSSGFTNIIDLSQSGGNVAVTTIYVRLKANLVVGTYAQSVSFTSTGAVTKNLSLLGEVYTGPCLDEGFNAGTTAPAGWTFSGITGTYTSSGNYGAASPSVRFDGTGDMITTPTISSATELSFWIKGQGTNAGSALLVEGFTGGGWVTIDNINSLPTTGTIMQYTLSSSPALPANCAQFRFTYTKDIGNLAFDDVHVICTPIPNTITTVSVNTPPFNVTCSNDATGTVTFTSTDAFSLNTYTAQLSDASGSFAFPKNIGSLKSDANSGTINITIPPGTPSGSSYKIRVISSNPPVMGTVSAPFAITLNGGPCSCYEIECILVDACDPVGNEGANEMFRFSVGANSINTSDIVITWPSNPWLGVCQNAQTDSIVATINATITPPGQILQPVGGVIPAGATVMFFTSTDFEYEYFDFSALNYTLYAVFQCAGNTAGHFRNYYAGSGNKYRTLTFTTGGTCGVESVTYRTDSIYNGNGAIVYFDVDGNATYSKDGQCSSVPILDPLPIELLYFKSLCNENKISFYWATAAEINNDYFTIEAIFKNGEIMPIAKVFGVGNSNNLIEYNATADNYGADHFRLKQTDFDGKTSYSDIIFRNCVEEDNTIVFPTFINEGEFFNISGEINSAVVFDATGRVVNVEVIDNKIYDLKAGFYYLVLNNKTFKLIVN